In Kitasatospora sp. NBC_00240, the following are encoded in one genomic region:
- a CDS encoding iron ABC transporter permease → MTAAATTSVESATSTPPAAGPRRSRTALITTGLAAALLLAALLAAGVGAYRIPTGDILASAGHRLGLGGHPLDRVPESVLWNVRLPRVVLALLVGASLGCAGALMQGMFGNPLAEPGVIGVSSGGAVGAVGCIVLGLDSLGSWTITVFAFATGLLTVFAVYAMSRSGGRTEVVTLVLTGVAVNAFCGALIGIFLFTADSAAINQVTFWQLGSLSQATWGKVLGVLPFALIGLAAAPAYARKLDLLALGERPARHLGVDVERMRLVLITVVALLTAAAVAVSGIIGFVGLVVPHLLRMAAGPGHRFLLPGSALGGALVLVAGDLAARTLAQPAELPLGGLTALIGSPFFFWLLRRTRTKQGGWA, encoded by the coding sequence GTGACAGCCGCCGCCACCACCTCCGTAGAGTCGGCCACCAGCACGCCGCCTGCGGCGGGCCCGCGTCGCAGCCGGACCGCGCTGATCACCACGGGCCTCGCCGCCGCCCTGCTGCTCGCTGCCCTGCTCGCGGCGGGCGTCGGCGCGTACCGGATCCCGACCGGCGACATCCTCGCCTCGGCCGGCCACCGGCTGGGCCTCGGCGGCCACCCGCTCGACCGGGTGCCGGAGTCCGTGCTGTGGAACGTCCGGCTGCCCCGGGTGGTGCTGGCGCTGCTGGTCGGCGCCTCGCTGGGCTGCGCGGGCGCCCTGATGCAGGGCATGTTCGGCAACCCGCTGGCCGAGCCCGGCGTGATCGGGGTCTCCTCCGGCGGCGCGGTCGGCGCGGTCGGCTGCATCGTGCTCGGCCTGGACTCGCTCGGCAGTTGGACGATCACCGTCTTCGCCTTCGCCACCGGCCTGTTGACGGTCTTCGCGGTGTACGCGATGTCCCGCTCGGGCGGGCGCACCGAGGTGGTCACGCTGGTGCTGACCGGAGTCGCGGTGAACGCCTTCTGCGGTGCGCTGATCGGTATCTTCCTGTTCACCGCCGACAGCGCCGCGATCAACCAGGTCACCTTCTGGCAGCTCGGCTCGCTCTCCCAGGCCACCTGGGGCAAGGTGCTCGGCGTGCTGCCGTTCGCGCTGATCGGGCTGGCCGCGGCCCCCGCGTACGCCCGCAAGCTGGACCTGCTGGCCCTCGGCGAGCGCCCGGCCCGCCACCTCGGCGTGGACGTCGAGCGGATGCGGCTGGTGCTGATCACCGTGGTCGCGCTGCTCACCGCCGCGGCCGTCGCGGTCAGCGGCATCATCGGCTTCGTCGGCCTGGTCGTCCCACACCTGCTGCGGATGGCGGCCGGCCCCGGCCACCGCTTCCTGCTGCCCGGGAGCGCGCTCGGCGGCGCCCTGGTGCTGGTGGCCGGCGACCTCGCGGCCCGCACCCTCGCCCAGCCCGCCGAACTGCCGCTCGGTGGGCTGACCGCGCTGATCGGCAGCCCGTTCTTCTTCTGGCTGCTGCGCCGGACCCGGACCAAGCAGGGCGGCTGGGCATGA